In the Arachis ipaensis cultivar K30076 chromosome B10, Araip1.1, whole genome shotgun sequence genome, one interval contains:
- the LOC107624166 gene encoding uncharacterized protein LOC107624166 isoform X1 has translation MTELLPASPLSISLPEFHRFPFLSNNQCLTPNSHVPFSQEFSKTTATLVVVASSMGPRVHGRGSRGGGYSFYNNKQLGFDEREVKNLGLDGEKDIADSDNPFDGVGLREMDDPVGLGANGEGEEEEEGGFEDDDDLVKVQVPGGAANDDLRKDDVKVEKFSGKDGIRRGKEVIRRSNLLAKQVVSIRSALSLGFITQLWVDTTSWMVLFVEVRPNLLSGDADKFLLEDISQVGDVVLVPDERVIENGFKMVGLETLVGYKVVTPSQRNIGKVRGYTFSLNSGAVEELELDSFGLSIIPSTLVSTYSLLVEDVLEVVSDAVVVREAAASRIQRLSKGFLGNQNVGVSMDNLEDYDSEPSVTYGQVSRRRKSLGRKKPNQRYWDNEDDWDLPMDYL, from the exons ATGACTGAGCTTCTTCCCGCAAGCCCGCTTTCAATCTCACTCCCAGAATTTCATAGATTCCCCTTTCTCAGCAACAATCAATGCCTAACCCCAAATTCCCATGTACCCTTCTCTCAAGAATTCTCAAAAACCACTGCCACCCTTGTTGTAGTTGCTTCTTCAATGGGTCCAAGGGTCCATGGAAGAGGCTCAAGGGGCGGTGGTTATAGCTTCTACAACAATAAACAACTTGGATTTGATGAGAGAGAGGTGAAGAATTTGGGCTTGGATGGTGAAAAGGATATTGCCGATAGTGATAATCCATTTGATGGTGTTGGACTCAGGGAAATGGATGATCCTGTTGGGTTGGGTGCCAATggtgaaggagaagaagaagaagaaggaggtttTGAAGACGACGATGATTTGGTTAAGGTTCAGGTTCCGGGTGGTGCTGCAAATGATGATTTGAGAAAAGATGATGTTAAAGTTGAGAAATTTAGTGGTAAGGATGGGATTAGAAGGGGTAAAGAGGTAATTAGAAGGTCCAATTTGTTGGCTAAGCAGGTCGTTAGTATAAGGTCTGCTCTTAGCTTGGGGTTTATTACTCAGCTTTGGGTTGACACCACCTCT TGGATGGTTTTATTTGTGGAGGTGAGGCCAAACTTGCTTTCTGGGGATGCAGATAAGTTCCTTCTGGAGGACATTAGTCAG GTCGGCGATGTCGTCCTTGTCCCAGATGAACGCGTGATAGAGAACGGATTTAAAATGGTTGGATTGGAGACCCTG GTTGGATACAAAGTTGTGACACCCTCCCAACGGAATATTGGAAAG GTGCGTGGATACACATTCAGCCTCAATTCAGGTGCTGTTGAAGAACTTGAGCTTGATTCATTTGGACTATCAATTATCCCTTCAACTTTG GTGAGTACTTACTCTTTGCTAGTCGAGGATGTACTGGAAGTAGTATCTGATGCTGTTGTGGTTCGCGAAGCTGCAGCGTCGCGTATACAAAGGCTTTCAAAG GGTTTCTTGGGCAACCAGAATGTAGGAGTTTCTATGGATAATCTTGAAGATTATGACTCTGAACCATCTGTGACATATGGCCAAGTTTCAAGGAGAAGGAAAAGTCTTGGAAGAAAGAAACCTAATCAAAGATATTGGGATAATGAAGATGATTGGGATCTTCCAATGGACTATCTTTGA
- the LOC107624166 gene encoding uncharacterized protein LOC107624166 isoform X2: MTELLPASPLSISLPEFHRFPFLSNNQCLTPNSHVPFSQEFSKTTATLVVVASSMGPRVHGRGSRGGGYSFYNNKQLGFDEREVKNLGLDGEKDIADSDNPFDGVGLREMDDPVGLGANGEGEEEEEGGFEDDDDLVKVQVPGGAANDDLRKDDVKVEKFSGKDGIRRGKEVIRRSNLLAKQVVSIRSALSLGFITQLWVDTTSWMVLFVEVRPNLLSGDADKFLLEDISQVGDVVLVPDERVIENGFKMVGLETLVGYKVVTPSQRNIGKVSTYSLLVEDVLEVVSDAVVVREAAASRIQRLSKGFLGNQNVGVSMDNLEDYDSEPSVTYGQVSRRRKSLGRKKPNQRYWDNEDDWDLPMDYL, encoded by the exons ATGACTGAGCTTCTTCCCGCAAGCCCGCTTTCAATCTCACTCCCAGAATTTCATAGATTCCCCTTTCTCAGCAACAATCAATGCCTAACCCCAAATTCCCATGTACCCTTCTCTCAAGAATTCTCAAAAACCACTGCCACCCTTGTTGTAGTTGCTTCTTCAATGGGTCCAAGGGTCCATGGAAGAGGCTCAAGGGGCGGTGGTTATAGCTTCTACAACAATAAACAACTTGGATTTGATGAGAGAGAGGTGAAGAATTTGGGCTTGGATGGTGAAAAGGATATTGCCGATAGTGATAATCCATTTGATGGTGTTGGACTCAGGGAAATGGATGATCCTGTTGGGTTGGGTGCCAATggtgaaggagaagaagaagaagaaggaggtttTGAAGACGACGATGATTTGGTTAAGGTTCAGGTTCCGGGTGGTGCTGCAAATGATGATTTGAGAAAAGATGATGTTAAAGTTGAGAAATTTAGTGGTAAGGATGGGATTAGAAGGGGTAAAGAGGTAATTAGAAGGTCCAATTTGTTGGCTAAGCAGGTCGTTAGTATAAGGTCTGCTCTTAGCTTGGGGTTTATTACTCAGCTTTGGGTTGACACCACCTCT TGGATGGTTTTATTTGTGGAGGTGAGGCCAAACTTGCTTTCTGGGGATGCAGATAAGTTCCTTCTGGAGGACATTAGTCAG GTCGGCGATGTCGTCCTTGTCCCAGATGAACGCGTGATAGAGAACGGATTTAAAATGGTTGGATTGGAGACCCTG GTTGGATACAAAGTTGTGACACCCTCCCAACGGAATATTGGAAAG GTGAGTACTTACTCTTTGCTAGTCGAGGATGTACTGGAAGTAGTATCTGATGCTGTTGTGGTTCGCGAAGCTGCAGCGTCGCGTATACAAAGGCTTTCAAAG GGTTTCTTGGGCAACCAGAATGTAGGAGTTTCTATGGATAATCTTGAAGATTATGACTCTGAACCATCTGTGACATATGGCCAAGTTTCAAGGAGAAGGAAAAGTCTTGGAAGAAAGAAACCTAATCAAAGATATTGGGATAATGAAGATGATTGGGATCTTCCAATGGACTATCTTTGA
- the LOC107621851 gene encoding high mobility group B protein 13-like, which yields MQTQTQTHTPISIPPKPRPRSGRTPLQPKNNSPADLRPKPKPKPESEPLCETTPVRDKENRTVAITAAAEATLPPHTAAALAPVQVQLPEASSLAEELSAIKKKVERMRIDKEKTETALKEKDAKLDAMMKELEDRGEVQKKFEIEVDRLFRLKELKYRCMRVSLMRTLREKEHGKIVNEGAPSLQSQSQSEEKSKNEETTSFECESELEECEVQSPGSACSQTDTNTQQKS from the exons ATGCAAACGCAAACGCAAACTCACACTCCGATTTCCATACCTCCGAAACCTCGGCCGCGATCAGGCCGGACACCACTCCAGCCGAAGAACAACTCGCCCGCCGATCTCCGGCCGAAGCCCAAGCCCAAGCCCGAATCTGAACCACTCTGCGAGACCACACCCGTCCGCGACAAGGAGAACCGTACTGTCGCGATCACCGCCGCAGCGGAAGCAACTCTTCCTCCTCATACTGCGGCTGCGTTGGCTCCGGTGCAAGTGCAACTCCCCGAGGCGTCGTCGCTGGCGGAGGAGCTGAGCGCGATCAAGAAGAAGGTGGAGAGGATGAGGATCGATAAGGAGAAGACGGAGACAGCGCTGAAGGAGAAGGACGCGAAGCTCGACGCCATGATGAAGGAGCTCGAAGACAGAGGAGAGGTTCAGAAGAAGTTCGAGATCGAGGTTGATCGCTTGTTCCGCTTGAAGGAGCTCAAATATCGATGcatg AGAGTTTCTCTGATGAGAACATTGAGAGAGAAGGAACATGGAAAGATCGTTAATGAAGGTGCTCCATCGTTGCAATCTCAATCTCAATCAGAG GAGAAGAGTAAGAATGaggaaacgacgtcgtttgagTGCGAATCTGAATTGGAGGAGTGTGAAGTGCAGAGTCCCGGTTCGGCTTGTTCACAAACTGATACTAACACACAGCAAAAATCATAA
- the LOC107620393 gene encoding uncharacterized protein LOC107620393: MRNGDKRVTFEYQDLILFRTQRVKTLSDLKSLILSKLGGTQAREIGRVGYRLLSPMGNGVFRFRLFRLQGDEHVRLMFDIHGRIMVEQVMELSVEVGHGGSGGSVHEIYVQDDRPLAPPPIHVVIPEHEAEEGEEESDEDYVADSADSESSDGGDEDKFVPETPVGAVARHVLPPPHPIPALSAVPSHYHSLDLDAMHERTPVSDICEADYNLDGGVEFWVGHRFSSREAVLQGVKNYSIRRSAEYLVIESDRLKYHVQCRQVGNGCQWSLRVALRQNLRYWEVQRFRRLHSCLAPTMSQDHRQLDRNFICRVILPLIQSNPSVSIPVLQGAIKASYHFKPSYRKVWMAKQKEIARIYGDWEESYNKVPKLLQALQSCFFGTICDLHIKPYYDGHLMVRDCCMFDKVFWAFPSCVETFKHCKPFVSIDGTHLYGRYGRVLLIAVSQDGNNNILPITFAIVESKSTESWSFFLTNLRRHVTPQDGLLVISDRSQAIKAALSSDDSGWYPLGRSMLTVSDTWLRIS, encoded by the exons atgagaaatGGCGACAAAAGGGTGACATTTGAGTATCAGGATTTGATATTGTTTCGCACTCAGCGTGTGAAGACGTTGTCAgatttgaagagtttgatattgagcaagcTCGGTGGTACACAAGCGAGGGAGATAGGTAGGGTGGGGTATAGGTTGCTGTCACCCATGGGAAATGGAGTGTTCCGGTTTCGACTATTTCGACTTCAAGGGGACGAGCATGTGCGACTAATGTTCGACATTCATGGGAGGATCATGGTAGAACAGGTAATGGAGTTGTCCGTCGAGGTGGGTCACGGTGGTAGTGGTGGTTCCGTACACGAAATCTATGTGCAGGACGATCGACCTCTCGCACCACCGCCCATTCATGTCGTCATTCCGGAGCATGAGGCAGAGGAGGGTGAGGAGGAGTCGGACGAAGATTACGTAGCAGACAGTGCGGACAGTGAGTCGTCCGATGGTGGCGATGAGGACAAGTTTGTGCCAGAGACACCTGTCGGGGCTGTGGCGCGTCATGTGCTGCCTCCACCTCACCCGATTCCAGCGCTATCGGCAGTGCCAAGTCACTATCACAGTCTAGATCTGGACGCCATGCATGAGAGGACCCCGGTTTCTGACATCTGTGAAGCGGATTACAACCTAGACGGCGGTGTAGAGTTTTGGGTCGGCCACAGGTTCAGTAGCCGAGAGGCGGTGCTTCAAggtgtgaagaactacagtattcgCAGGAGTGCTGAGTACCTGGTGATCGAGTCCGACCggttaaagtaccatgtgcagtGCCGTCAAGTCGGCAATGGGTGTCAATGGAGCCTCCGTGTGGCCCTTCGTCAGAATCTCAGATACTG GGAGGTTCAGAGGTTTCGTAGACTGCATAGCTGTCTAGCACCCACCATGTCTCAAGACCATCGTCAGTTAGATAGAAATTTCATCTGCAGGGTCATATTGCCCTTGATTCAGTCCAACCCCTCTGTCAGTATCCCAGTCTTGCAAGGTGCGATCAAGGcaagctatcacttcaaacctTCATACAGAAAGGTGTGGATGGCAAAGCAGAAGGAAATTGCACGGATCTACGGTGATTGGGAAGAGTCGTACAACAAGGTGCCGAAGCTGCTTCAGGCACTACAGAGCTGTTTTTTTGGCACCATTTGTGACTTACACATCAAACCATACTACGATGGACACCTCATGGTGCGCGACTGCTGCATGTTCGACAAAGTATTTTGGGCTTTTCCGTCATGTGTCGAGAccttcaagcattgcaagccgtTTGTATCCATAGACGGCACGCATCTGTATGGCAGGTACGGTAGAGTGTTGCTTATTGCGGTGTCGCAAGACGGGAACAACAACATACTACCAATTACTTTTGCCATAGTTGAGTCCAAGAGCACCGAGTCATGGTCGTTCTTCCTTACTAATTTGAGGCGCCACGTTACCCCACAAGACGGCTTGCTGGTTATATCTGACAGATCTCAGGCCATCAAGGCCGCCCTAAGCTCCGATGATAGTGGTTGGTATCCCCTAGGGCGTTCCATGCTTACTGTATCAGACACATGGCTGCGAATTTCATGA